In the Brassica napus cultivar Da-Ae chromosome A7, Da-Ae, whole genome shotgun sequence genome, one interval contains:
- the LOC106386130 gene encoding extensin, with the protein MASSNLLAIKLFSFMVLFAISHAQSFSPGRKILQYIPTTKYPPELPPAYSPTPELPPSYTPTPEFPPSYNLAPELPPSYFPTSKFPSSYTPTPELPPSYTPTPELPPSYTPSPKSPPPSYNPTPEFPPSYSPTPELTPSYMPTPELPPPYFSAPPPAPY; encoded by the exons atggcTTCATCAAATCTATTAGCGATTAAGCTTTTTTCATTCATGGTGCTATTCGCAATATCCCATGCTCAATCCTTTTCTCCAG gtCGGAAAATATTGCAGTACATTCCTACTACGAAGTATCCCCCGGAGCTGCCACCGGCGTACTCTCCTACTCCGGAGCTGCCACCATCGTACACTCCAACTCCGGAGTTTCCACCGTCGTACAATCTTGCTCCGGAGCTCCCTCCGTCGTACTTTCCTACTTCGAAGTTCCCATCATCGTACACTCCAACGCCGGAGCTTCCACCATCGTACACTCCAACTCCAGAGCTGCCACCATCATACACTCCAAGTCCGAAGTCACCACCACCGTCGTACAATCCTACTCCTGAGTTCCCTCCATCGTACTCTCCAACTCCGGAGCTGACACCATCGTACATGCCTACGCCAGAGCTTCCTCCGCCGTATTTTTCTGCTCCTCCACCAGCGCCCTATTAG